One Armatimonadota bacterium DNA segment encodes these proteins:
- a CDS encoding polysaccharide deacetylase family protein → MSILRTTAKTALSGLLHYSGTYGALAWLGERVGQGGLAVLTYHRVLPPEAAQVEPDPGIVTTTGCFEAQMRYISKHCAALDLEDAVERMHRGHSLPRRACAITFDDGWLDTYTHAYPILRHFGLPATVFVTTQCVGTTRPLWTRLAVAVLGHASKSDLRRVVSRVCTSHGIEAPKQTLAGKHGPEGMLSLLEPLPADVREGIVGEIEPSVSVQRRSDPWLTWDQLREMSANGIAVGSHTQTHAILPAESAARVREEVVGA, encoded by the coding sequence ATGTCCATACTCCGCACAACTGCGAAGACAGCACTCTCGGGCCTGCTGCACTACAGCGGGACATACGGTGCCCTGGCCTGGCTCGGCGAGCGGGTGGGTCAGGGCGGCCTTGCCGTACTGACCTACCATCGAGTGCTGCCACCTGAGGCGGCGCAGGTAGAGCCGGACCCGGGGATCGTGACAACCACAGGTTGTTTTGAGGCGCAGATGCGATACATATCGAAGCACTGCGCGGCTCTCGACCTCGAAGATGCCGTCGAGCGTATGCACCGCGGTCATTCCCTCCCGCGACGGGCCTGTGCGATCACTTTTGACGATGGGTGGCTCGACACCTATACCCATGCCTACCCTATCCTGCGGCACTTCGGCCTGCCGGCCACGGTCTTCGTCACAACACAGTGCGTCGGAACCACGCGCCCGCTTTGGACGCGGTTGGCAGTCGCCGTCCTGGGCCATGCAAGCAAGTCCGACCTGCGGCGCGTCGTCTCGCGGGTATGCACGTCTCACGGCATCGAGGCGCCCAAGCAGACGCTGGCCGGGAAGCATGGGCCGGAGGGCATGCTCTCGTTGCTCGAGCCGTTGCCCGCTGACGTGCGCGAGGGAATCGTCGGCGAGATAGAGCCATCTGTGTCGGTGCAGCGGCGTTCCGATCCCTGGCTCACATGGGACCAACTCCGGGAGATGTCAGCGAACGGCATCGCCGTCGGCTCCCATACTCAAACGCACGCGATCCTCCCCGCCGAGTCTGCCGCACGTGTTCGTGAGGAGGTGGTTGGTGCCAG
- a CDS encoding FemAB family XrtA/PEP-CTERM system-associated protein, with amino-acid sequence MVQVMAAPVQSSSRADSECAWNAFVHGHENATLFHDIRWRSVIADALGCRSYYLEAWESARLAGVLPLFLVRVSPFKSALVSIPFLNYGGPLADTETARHALLSDAIELAKDLRVEYLELRSREPMDDRFSSLSHKETYEIDLTPGRDAIWRLLKASVRNKVRKASKLGVTVSQGKDLLPEFYRCFSRNMRDLGTPVLGLHFFEQVLRRFPRESHVFVASREGRPVGGKFVMAWRGIMHFIWASSLRQMLSCAPNDLLNWRAIEYACEQQMTRCDFGRSTRESTHAAYKKQWAAVPRPLFWEYYGSGAPRGDSHVRTATRPYRCASLVWRRLPLCIANRLGPPIAKHLP; translated from the coding sequence ATGGTCCAGGTAATGGCCGCCCCTGTACAGTCGAGCAGTCGAGCGGACAGCGAATGTGCCTGGAACGCCTTCGTCCACGGGCACGAGAATGCCACGCTATTCCACGACATCCGGTGGCGCAGCGTCATCGCGGATGCTTTGGGCTGTCGAAGCTACTACTTGGAGGCCTGGGAGTCAGCCCGGTTGGCCGGCGTGCTGCCACTATTCCTGGTGCGCGTGTCGCCGTTCAAGTCGGCACTTGTGTCGATCCCCTTCCTCAACTACGGAGGCCCACTGGCAGACACGGAGACGGCGCGACATGCACTCCTGTCGGACGCCATCGAACTCGCGAAGGACCTGCGCGTGGAGTACCTCGAACTCCGGTCGCGCGAGCCCATGGACGACCGTTTCTCGAGTCTGTCGCACAAGGAGACTTACGAGATCGACCTCACACCGGGGCGAGATGCCATCTGGAGACTCCTGAAGGCAAGTGTCCGCAACAAGGTGCGAAAGGCGAGCAAACTCGGCGTGACAGTGTCCCAGGGCAAAGACCTCCTTCCCGAGTTCTACCGATGCTTCTCCCGCAACATGCGAGACCTGGGGACCCCGGTCCTCGGGCTGCACTTCTTCGAGCAGGTTCTCCGGCGGTTCCCCCGGGAGTCCCACGTCTTCGTTGCCTCGCGCGAGGGGCGCCCTGTGGGGGGCAAGTTTGTCATGGCGTGGCGGGGTATCATGCACTTCATCTGGGCATCCTCCCTGCGTCAGATGCTGAGCTGTGCTCCCAACGATCTTCTCAACTGGCGGGCGATTGAGTACGCCTGCGAACAGCAAATGACGCGGTGCGATTTCGGACGCTCGACCCGCGAATCCACTCACGCCGCCTACAAGAAGCAGTGGGCGGCCGTGCCGAGACCGCTATTCTGGGAGTACTACGGTTCCGGCGCGCCTCGCGGCGACTCGCATGTGCGGACGGCGACCAGACCTTACCGCTGTGCGAGCCTGGTGTGGCGTCGTCTTCCCCTCTGCATCGCGAACCGCCTTGGCCCGCCAATAGCGAAGCACTTGCCCTGA